In the Sphingomonas sp. LM7 genome, one interval contains:
- a CDS encoding M48 family metallopeptidase, with protein MRLAVDPRDGRVRLTLPPRASLKKGLAWAEEQHAWIATQQARLPETLPLIPGARFPFAGREIEIESVPTKPRTPKLDQDRLICGGPREGLERRVERWLRGEALRVLSAETAEYAERAGVSVSRVSIGDPRGRWGSCASSGAIRYSWRLILAPDYVRRATVAHEVAHRIHMNHSPAFHRLVETLYEADPTPARHWLRRNGSALHWVGRGDAAA; from the coding sequence CGCCTCGCTCAAGAAGGGGCTGGCCTGGGCCGAGGAGCAACATGCCTGGATCGCCACGCAGCAGGCGCGGCTTCCCGAGACGCTGCCGCTGATACCCGGCGCGCGCTTCCCCTTTGCCGGGCGCGAGATCGAAATCGAGTCGGTGCCCACCAAGCCGCGGACGCCCAAGCTCGACCAGGACAGGCTGATCTGTGGCGGGCCGCGAGAAGGGCTGGAGCGCCGCGTCGAACGCTGGCTGCGCGGCGAGGCGCTGCGCGTGCTCAGCGCCGAGACTGCCGAATATGCCGAACGTGCCGGGGTGAGCGTCAGCCGCGTCTCTATCGGCGACCCGCGCGGGCGCTGGGGCAGCTGCGCCTCGTCGGGCGCGATCCGCTATAGCTGGCGGCTGATCCTGGCGCCCGACTATGTCCGCCGCGCCACCGTCGCGCACGAAGTCGCGCATCGGATCCACATGAATCATTCGCCGGCGTTCCACCGGCTGGTCGAGACGCTCTACGAAGCCGATCCGACGCCGGCCCGACACTGGCTGCGGCGCAATGGCTCGGCGCTGCACTGGGTCGGTCGCGGGGACGC